The Acidimicrobiales bacterium genome has a segment encoding these proteins:
- a CDS encoding LLM class flavin-dependent oxidoreductase, translated as MDTTPPANGLTLGLDTFGDLTSDDEGRPLTQAQTIRNLVDQGVLADQVGVDYFGIGEHHTEIFPLSAGDVVLAAIASRTSRIRLGSAVTVISSDDPVRVFQRYATLDALSNGRAEVILGRGSSTESFPLFGYDLRDYEELFEEKVNLFAELRKEGPVTWSGSTRPALDGLEVYPHTESGSLSTWIGVGGNPESVVRAARYGFSLMLAIIGGSPQRFAPFAGLFREALARFGFPEQPVGVHCPGHVAATDEQAREEFWPFYLEILSSVAAERGFRVPTRASFDHEVGPDGALHVGSPETVARKIADTLKALDATRFDLKYGMGGLSHPKLMTNIELYGTRVAPLVRDMLA; from the coding sequence ATGGACACCACGCCGCCGGCGAACGGCCTGACGCTCGGTCTGGACACGTTCGGCGACCTCACCAGCGACGACGAGGGCCGGCCGCTGACGCAGGCCCAGACGATCCGCAACCTCGTGGACCAGGGAGTCCTGGCCGACCAGGTGGGGGTCGACTACTTCGGCATCGGCGAGCACCACACCGAGATCTTCCCCCTCTCCGCCGGCGACGTCGTGCTGGCGGCGATCGCCTCACGCACCTCCCGCATCCGGCTCGGGTCGGCCGTCACCGTGATCAGCTCCGACGACCCGGTGCGGGTGTTCCAGCGCTACGCCACCCTCGACGCGCTCTCGAACGGCCGGGCCGAGGTGATCCTCGGCCGCGGGTCGAGCACCGAGTCGTTCCCGCTGTTCGGCTACGACCTGCGCGACTACGAGGAGCTCTTCGAGGAGAAGGTCAACCTCTTCGCCGAGCTGCGCAAGGAGGGACCGGTGACCTGGAGCGGCAGCACGCGCCCTGCGCTCGACGGCCTGGAGGTCTATCCCCACACCGAGTCGGGATCGCTGTCGACCTGGATCGGCGTCGGCGGCAACCCGGAGTCCGTCGTACGTGCCGCCCGCTACGGGTTCTCGCTCATGCTGGCGATCATCGGCGGCTCCCCGCAGCGGTTCGCCCCCTTCGCCGGCCTGTTCCGCGAAGCGCTCGCCAGGTTCGGGTTCCCGGAGCAGCCGGTCGGGGTGCACTGCCCCGGCCACGTCGCCGCCACCGACGAGCAGGCCCGCGAGGAGTTCTGGCCCTTCTACCTGGAGATCCTCTCCAGCGTCGCCGCGGAGCGCGGCTTCCGGGTGCCGACCCGAGCGTCGTTCGACCACGAGGTCGGGCCCGACGGCGCCCTGCACGTCGGTTCCCCCGAGACCGTGGCCCGCAAGATCGCCGACACCCTCAAGGCGCTCGACGCCACGCGCTTCGACCTCAAGTACGGCATGGGCGGGCTCTCCCACCCGAAGCTCATGACCAACATCGAGCTCTACGGCACCCGGGTCGCACCCCTCGTCCGCGACATGCTCGCCTGA